One Clostridia bacterium DNA segment encodes these proteins:
- a CDS encoding ABC transporter permease, translating to MEALKAGILSEITKLLLKKKSVMLLVFSALIPILSLILVSFFQSGLGINPINAIDFPITVLGYFTGLFLPLFVVMAAADLFSGEIGERTIKIALLRPITRFKVYMSKIISIAIYISVYLGIVYIVSTVLGLFLEGRENILQAILKNFAAYIVAIVPMLLLGIAAAFISQFFKSSSGTLVISVLLFIIIKIAAVAVPDISGLTPISNMDWHLLWLSGSVSISKLFSVFMFMFSYSIIFLASGYLMFERKEF from the coding sequence ATGGAAGCATTAAAAGCTGGTATTTTGAGTGAAATCACCAAGCTGTTATTGAAAAAAAAGAGTGTAATGCTGCTGGTTTTTTCTGCATTAATTCCGATTTTATCACTGATACTTGTTTCTTTTTTTCAATCCGGGCTCGGCATAAATCCAATCAACGCAATAGATTTTCCTATCACGGTTTTGGGGTATTTTACGGGACTTTTTTTACCTTTGTTTGTTGTTATGGCAGCTGCTGATTTATTTTCAGGAGAGATAGGCGAAAGGACAATTAAGATCGCACTCCTCCGTCCAATAACCAGATTTAAGGTTTATATGTCAAAAATCATTTCAATAGCTATATACATTTCGGTTTATTTAGGCATTGTGTATATTGTGTCAACAGTTCTAGGACTGTTTCTTGAAGGCAGAGAAAATATTTTACAGGCAATACTTAAAAATTTTGCCGCATATATAGTTGCAATTGTTCCTATGCTTTTATTGGGAATAGCAGCCGCATTCATTTCGCAATTCTTTAAAAGCAGCAGTGGAACACTAGTAATATCCGTCTTATTATTTATCATAATAAAAATTGCAGCTGTTGCTGTTCCAGATATATCAGGACTTACACCTATATCAAACATGGATTGGCATTTACTGTGGCTTTCTGGCTCGGTTTCTATCAGTAAGCTGTTTAGCGTATTTATGTTTATGTTTTCATATAGTATAATATTTTTAGCTTCAGGTTATCTGATGTTTGAAAGAAAAGAGTTTTAG
- a CDS encoding ABC transporter ATP-binding protein yields MEKVLEVKNLTKKYRNSRGIESISFDIYKGDVFGFLGPNGAGKTTTMKIITGLCRADAGEVKVFGHNISTDYEKAMRKVGCIIETAEAYDYISGYKNLVIASRFYKEVKKSRIDEVLDLVGLSSVKNEKVSNYSLGMKQRLGLASAILSNPELVILDEPVNGLDIEGMVDIRNIIKNLAEEHGITFFISSHLIHEMEMVCNRVGIIEKGKLIKTGEVKELLNNHSTLEDFFIEQVKGQRRLN; encoded by the coding sequence ATGGAAAAAGTGCTGGAAGTAAAAAATCTGACTAAAAAGTACAGGAATTCAAGGGGGATAGAGAGTATAAGCTTTGATATATACAAGGGTGATGTTTTTGGTTTTTTGGGACCCAACGGAGCAGGCAAAACAACAACCATGAAAATCATTACAGGTTTGTGCAGGGCGGATGCAGGGGAGGTTAAGGTATTTGGTCATAATATTTCTACTGATTATGAAAAGGCTATGAGAAAAGTAGGCTGTATAATAGAGACGGCAGAAGCTTATGACTATATAAGCGGATATAAAAATCTCGTGATAGCTTCAAGATTTTATAAGGAAGTGAAAAAATCAAGGATTGACGAGGTGCTTGATCTTGTAGGCTTGAGTTCTGTCAAAAATGAAAAGGTGTCGAATTATTCTCTGGGGATGAAGCAAAGGCTGGGATTGGCTTCAGCAATACTTTCCAACCCTGAACTTGTAATACTGGATGAACCGGTAAACGGTCTGGATATAGAAGGAATGGTAGATATAAGAAACATTATCAAAAACCTCGCTGAGGAGCATGGTATTACCTTTTTTATTTCAAGTCATCTTATTCACGAAATGGAAATGGTGTGCAACAGGGTAGGAATCATAGAAAAGGGTAAATTGATAAAAACAGGAGAAGTGAAGGAACTGCTAAATAACCATTCAACCCTTGAAGATTTTTTCATTGAGCAGGTAAAAGGGCAAAGGAGGCTAAACTGA
- a CDS encoding family 14 glycosylhydrolase encodes MQVFRKDIRKYGKLTLVVIISLMLMLSSTLISSATMVSDYKAYVMAPLEKITDWTAFKNQLITLKNNGVYALTTDVWWGYVEPNADNQFDWSYYKTYADTVRAAGIKWVPIISTHQCGGNVGDNVNIPLPAWLWTKDTADKMQYKDEAGNMDKQAIAPWWTGIAQQYDELYASFASNFSGYKDIIAKIYLSAGSSGELRYPSYNPSHGWNYPGRGYLECYTETAKTNFRNAMQTKYGTIAALNTAWGTSLTSFTQINPPSDGDTFFINGYKSNYGKDFLTWYQGSLTKHLATIASKAHARFDTVFGVRIGAKISGVHWRYSDPTMPHCAEYCAGYYNYSTILDQFKTSNLDLTFTCLEMTDSNTSPNYSMPKTLVIQVANLAKSKGIKINGENALAISNNPTAYQNCAEMAFNYNFSGFTLLRLANIVSSNGTATSEMAPFKDALVLKPVPVTFTINNANAATGQTVYVSGSRWELGKWTTGTYPLQLTKNASGQWVGTCYLGAGVTYEFKGIKKSSTGVVWEGGNNKVYTIPAAGGSYTWTWTN; translated from the coding sequence ATGCAGGTTTTTAGAAAAGATATAAGAAAGTACGGTAAATTAACTTTAGTCGTTATTATAAGTCTCATGCTGATGTTGTCCTCAACATTGATCTCATCAGCAACCATGGTATCGGATTATAAGGCATATGTAATGGCTCCGCTGGAAAAGATTACTGACTGGACCGCATTTAAAAACCAGTTGATTACCCTTAAGAACAATGGCGTGTATGCACTTACTACAGATGTATGGTGGGGTTATGTAGAACCAAATGCAGACAATCAGTTTGATTGGAGCTACTATAAAACTTATGCAGATACAGTCCGTGCAGCAGGAATAAAGTGGGTTCCGATTATTTCTACACATCAGTGTGGTGGTAATGTAGGCGATAATGTAAATATTCCTCTTCCCGCATGGCTGTGGACAAAGGATACTGCTGATAAAATGCAATATAAAGATGAAGCGGGAAACATGGATAAGCAGGCTATAGCTCCATGGTGGACAGGCATAGCTCAGCAGTATGATGAATTGTACGCTTCCTTCGCATCAAATTTCAGCGGATACAAAGATATAATCGCTAAGATTTATCTCTCAGCAGGATCGTCTGGTGAATTAAGATACCCTTCGTATAATCCTTCCCATGGCTGGAATTATCCGGGACGCGGATATCTTGAGTGCTATACTGAGACTGCAAAAACAAATTTCCGTAATGCTATGCAGACAAAATACGGGACAATTGCTGCACTCAATACTGCTTGGGGTACAAGTCTGACAAGTTTCACACAGATAAATCCACCAAGTGATGGAGATACCTTCTTTATCAACGGGTATAAGAGCAATTACGGTAAAGATTTCTTAACATGGTATCAGGGTTCTCTTACAAAACATCTGGCAACTATAGCTTCAAAGGCCCATGCACGTTTTGATACTGTGTTTGGAGTCAGAATCGGTGCAAAAATTTCCGGAGTACACTGGAGATACAGCGATCCTACCATGCCTCACTGTGCCGAATACTGTGCCGGATATTACAACTACAGTACTATACTTGACCAGTTCAAGACATCAAACCTGGATTTGACGTTTACATGTCTTGAAATGACAGATTCAAATACTTCACCTAACTACTCTATGCCGAAAACCCTGGTTATACAGGTTGCAAATTTGGCTAAGAGTAAGGGTATAAAAATAAATGGAGAAAACGCTTTGGCAATTTCAAACAATCCTACAGCATACCAGAATTGTGCTGAAATGGCGTTTAACTACAATTTCTCAGGCTTTACGCTTTTGAGACTTGCAAATATAGTTAGCAGCAACGGTACAGCTACCAGTGAAATGGCACCGTTTAAAGACGCTCTTGTTTTGAAACCTGTACCTGTAACTTTTACTATCAATAATGCTAATGCTGCTACAGGACAGACTGTGTATGTATCAGGCAGCAGATGGGAGTTAGGTAAATGGACTACAGGTACTTATCCTTTACAGCTCACCAAAAATGCCAGCGGACAGTGGGTTGGAACCTGCTATCTCGGAGCAGGTGTCACCTATGAGTTCAAAGGTATTAAAAAGAGTTCAACAGGCGTCGTATGGGAAGGTGGAAACAATAAAGTTTACACAATACCTGCCGCTGGCGGTTCTTATACATGGACTTGGACTAACTAA
- a CDS encoding secondary thiamine-phosphate synthase enzyme YjbQ: protein MKSYRKELWFETGKRREFQNITPIIEDCLSESGIKDGMLLCNAMHITSSVFINDDESGLHKDFEIFLERLAPEKPYNQYYHNGFEDNADAHLKRTIMGREVVVAITDGKLDFGPWEQVFYGEFDGKRRKRGLVKIIGE from the coding sequence GTGAAGAGCTATAGAAAAGAACTTTGGTTTGAAACAGGTAAGAGGAGGGAATTTCAAAATATTACTCCTATAATAGAAGATTGTCTTTCTGAAAGTGGTATCAAGGATGGAATGCTATTATGCAATGCTATGCATATAACTTCAAGTGTTTTTATAAATGACGATGAAAGCGGACTTCACAAAGACTTTGAAATATTTCTGGAAAGGCTTGCTCCAGAGAAACCGTATAATCAGTATTATCACAATGGGTTTGAAGATAATGCGGATGCCCATTTGAAACGTACTATTATGGGAAGGGAAGTAGTCGTGGCTATCACTGATGGCAAGCTTGACTTTGGACCTTGGGAACAGGTATTTTATGGCGAGTTTGATGGAAAAAGAAGAAAAAGGGGACTGGTAAAAATAATAGGAGAATAA
- a CDS encoding HAMP domain-containing histidine kinase has product MSIRVRLVLSYLAMVIIPIALSIIAALILFASFMGMMYDKRLGSDFLKDVPEKVIGLVSEIDRTASYDSEKLKDKEYVDKIGKEFKTVNIDFLVRHGEDIIYTNGIKIESLVINKLPKHRSGISDHFSSIEIGDKELSVKQHDFVFKDGTKGSTFIIADFSKIGEFIGEYIHALGWAVLIILMLTNGVITYFVSKSIIKPLKVLKHGTEQIKDGNLNFEVKVSSRDEIGEVCVAFEEMRKKLKDSIELQLQYEENRKELISSISHDLKTPITAIKGYVEGIMDGVANSPEKVDKYVRTIYSKATDMDRLIDDLFLFSKLDLKKIPFNFEKINIKQYFEDCIEELQMDLQERKMRLDFISDLPENTEITADREKLKRVVTNIVQNAIKYMDKDTGEIAVILKEEETAVRVQIKDNGQGISEEDLPFIFDRFYRADPSRNRNTGGSGLGLAIAKQIIEGHNGDIWVESKLDEGTSIFFTLKKVLNLAQGGVST; this is encoded by the coding sequence ATGTCTATCAGGGTCAGGCTAGTGTTATCATATCTTGCAATGGTAATAATACCTATAGCGCTGTCAATAATTGCAGCTTTGATACTTTTTGCATCATTCATGGGAATGATGTATGACAAGCGATTGGGGTCTGATTTCCTGAAAGATGTACCTGAAAAGGTTATCGGTCTGGTTTCTGAGATTGACAGGACAGCTTCCTATGATTCCGAAAAACTCAAGGATAAGGAATATGTCGATAAAATAGGAAAAGAATTTAAAACTGTTAACATTGATTTTCTGGTAAGGCATGGGGAAGACATAATCTACACAAATGGGATAAAGATAGAATCTCTAGTAATTAACAAACTTCCGAAGCACAGATCGGGTATAAGCGATCATTTTAGTTCCATAGAAATAGGGGATAAGGAATTAAGCGTAAAGCAGCACGATTTCGTTTTTAAGGATGGAACAAAAGGGAGTACTTTTATCATTGCCGACTTCAGCAAGATAGGAGAGTTTATAGGTGAGTATATTCACGCACTTGGCTGGGCAGTGCTCATCATATTGATGTTAACAAATGGCGTAATAACCTATTTCGTTTCAAAAAGTATAATCAAACCTTTGAAAGTTTTAAAGCATGGGACAGAACAGATAAAGGACGGAAACCTGAATTTTGAAGTTAAAGTCAGTTCAAGGGATGAGATAGGAGAGGTTTGCGTAGCTTTTGAAGAAATGAGGAAAAAGCTTAAGGATTCTATTGAACTTCAGCTTCAATATGAGGAAAACAGAAAAGAACTGATCTCTAGTATCTCCCATGACCTGAAAACGCCTATAACAGCAATAAAGGGGTATGTTGAAGGTATTATGGATGGTGTAGCCAACTCACCTGAAAAAGTTGACAAATATGTAAGGACTATTTATTCAAAAGCTACAGATATGGATAGGCTTATAGATGATTTATTCCTGTTTTCAAAACTTGACCTTAAGAAGATACCTTTTAATTTTGAAAAGATTAACATAAAACAGTATTTTGAAGATTGCATTGAAGAATTGCAAATGGATCTACAGGAAAGGAAAATGAGACTCGATTTTATTAGTGATTTGCCGGAGAATACGGAAATAACTGCCGACAGGGAAAAACTGAAAAGAGTTGTTACGAATATTGTACAGAATGCAATAAAGTACATGGATAAGGATACAGGAGAAATAGCTGTAATTCTCAAAGAGGAAGAAACTGCGGTAAGGGTACAGATAAAGGACAATGGTCAGGGAATCAGCGAAGAAGACTTACCGTTTATATTTGATAGATTTTACAGAGCTGACCCATCCAGAAACAGAAATACCGGAGGAAGCGGATTGGGATTGGCTA
- a CDS encoding CBM21 domain-containing protein: MYITSSNTVKLLHARSPEYNPCSAFFAEGYLAVQNPDGAKNIYVHYTYDNVLWNTVSASPRRVVYGIYDVWYFRTPPTYSSSCCCFTIDSCFDESYGKNIGSSCYSLRWYSPTIILAESVLNLHSIIIVDGTFTGRVVVKNLVYDKLVTVRYTTDDWVTCKEEAAFFSQCLSDDLEIWDYKITVPCGSSLKFAIYCLMNGITYWDNNFTDNYSYSIP; this comes from the coding sequence ATGTATATTACTTCCAGTAATACCGTTAAGCTTTTACATGCAAGATCACCTGAATATAACCCATGCTCCGCGTTTTTTGCTGAAGGCTATTTAGCAGTACAAAACCCGGATGGTGCTAAAAATATTTATGTTCATTATACTTATGATAATGTGTTATGGAATACCGTTTCTGCCAGCCCCAGGAGGGTAGTCTACGGTATCTATGACGTGTGGTATTTCCGCACTCCGCCTACTTATTCCAGCAGTTGCTGCTGCTTTACAATTGATAGTTGTTTTGATGAATCCTACGGGAAGAATATTGGATCAAGCTGCTACAGCTTGAGGTGGTACTCACCTACAATCATATTAGCAGAATCTGTGCTAAACCTGCATTCAATAATTATAGTTGACGGAACCTTCACAGGCAGGGTTGTAGTAAAAAATCTTGTGTATGATAAACTTGTAACAGTCCGCTATACAACTGACGATTGGGTAACATGCAAAGAGGAAGCAGCATTTTTTAGTCAGTGTCTATCTGATGATTTAGAAATTTGGGATTATAAAATCACAGTGCCTTGCGGTTCATCACTCAAGTTCGCAATATATTGCCTCATGAATGGTATAACCTATTGGGATAACAATTTTACTGATAATTACAGTTATTCTATACCGTAA